AGCAGGCCCAGGTCCGACACCACCTTGTAGGTCGGCAGGATGCGCACCTCGACCGGCAGCATCAGCGTGATGAAGATCAGCCAGAAGAAGGTCTTGCGCAGCGGGAACCTGAAATAGACGATGGCAAAGGCCGAGATGATCGAGATCGCGATCTTGCCCAGCGCGATGCCGAGCGCCATGATCAGGCTGTTCTTCATCATGGTCGAGACCGGCGACGCGGCCTCGCCCACGCCCTGGAACAGCACGGTGCGATAGTTGTCGATCAGGTGGCCGCCGGGGATCAGCGTCATCGGCGCGTCCAGCACTTCTTCGGCGGTCAGCGTCGACGCGACGAAGGTCAGGTACACCGGGAACACCACGATGACGATGCCGAGGATCAGCACCGCGTGGGTCAGGAAATCGAGAAAGGGACGACGTTCTACCATGGGCTGTCTCCGTCAGTACTGGACCTTGCGTTCGACGTAGCGGAACTGCACCACGGTCAGTGCGATCACGATCACCATCAGCACCACCGACTGCGCCGCCGAGCCGCCAATGTCCATGCCGCGGAAGCCGTCATGGAAAACCTTGTAGACCAGCGTGTTGGTCGAATTGAACGGCCCGCCGTGCGTGACCGCGTCGATGATGGCGAAGGTGTCGAAGAACGCGTAGACCACGTTGATCACCATCAGGAAGAAGGTGGTCGGCGACAGCAGCGGGAACACGATCGACCAGAAGCGGCGCCACGGGCCTGCGCCGTCGATGGCGGCGGCTTCGATCAGCGAGCGCGGGATGCTCTGCAGCCCCGCCAGGAAGAACAGGAAGTTGTAGCTAATCTGCTTCCAGGCCGCGGCCAGCACCACCAGCAGCAAGGCCTGGTTGCCATTGAGCAGGAAGTTCCATTCGACGCCGAGCTTGCGCAACGCAAACGACACCACGCCCAGGGTCGGGTTGAACATGAACATCCACAGCACGCCCGCGACCGCCGGCGCCACCGCGTACGGCCAGATCAGCAGGGTCTTGTAGCCCACCGCGCCGCGGATCACGCGGTCGGCAAAATAGGCCAGCGCCAGCGCGGTGGTCAAACCCACCACGGTCACGCCCACGGCAAAGATGGCGGTGACCTGGAACGATTCGACATAGAGCGGGTCGTTCCACAGCATGCGGAAGTTGTCCAGGCCGACGAACTCCAGGTTGATGCCGAAGGCATCCTGCTGCAGCATCGACTGGTACAGGGCCTGCCCGGCGGGCAGGAAAAAGAAGATCAGCGTGATCGCGATCTGCGGCAATACCAGCAGATACGGCAGCCACGGCGAACGGAACACGACGCGTTTTTCCATGAACGGATTCCGGCGGATGCCGCGGATGGCGGCATCGGACTAGGTATGAAGTGGCGGGCGGCCCCGATCGGTGCCGGCCACAAAGCAAGCGGGCGGAGGTATCGCCGCCGCCCGCCTGTCACATCAGCCTGCTGGCTGGACCTGGCGCCTTACTCGCGCGCGGTCTTCTGGAAACGCTCCAGCAAGTCGTTGCCGCGTGCCACGGCCGAGTCTAGCGCGGCCTTGGGCTCCTTCTTGCCGGCCCAGACGGCTTCGAGCTCTTCGTCGACCACGGTGCGGATCTGCACCATGTTGCCCAGGCGCACGCCGCGCGACTTGTCGGTGGTCTTGACCACCATCTGCTGCACCGAGACGTCGGCGCCGGGGTTCTTGTCGTAGTAGCCCGATTTCTTGGTGGCCTCGTAGGCAGCCATGGTCACCGGCAGGTAGCCGGTGGCCTGGTGCCAGTCGGACTGGATCTCGGGACGCGACAGGTAATTGAAGAACTTGGCGACGCCCTTGTACTCTTCAGGCTTCTTGCCGCCCATCACCCACAGCGAGGCGCCGCCGATGATGGTGTTCTGCGGGGCGCCCTGCACCTCCGGGTAGTACGGCAGCTGCGCCACCGCAAACGCGAACTTGGCGTTCTTGCGGATATTGGCCAGCGACGCTGACGAGCCGGTGAACATGGCGCATTCGCCGTTGTAGAACTTGGCCTGCGATTCGGCCTTGCGCCCGCCATAGCTGAAGTAGCCCTTCTTCACCATGTCCTGCAGGTTGCTGATGTGCTTGACGTGCAGCGGGCTGTTGAAGATCAGGCGCGTGTCGGTGCCGCCGAAGCCGTTGTTCTTGGTCGCGTACAGCGTGTTGTGCCAGGCCGAGAAGCTCTCCAGGTGGACCCAGCCCTGCCAGTCGGTGGTGTAGGCGCAGTTGGTGCCCGCGGCCTTGAGCTTGGCCGAGTACTGCATTACCTCGGGCCAGGTCTTGGGCGGCTTTTCCGGATCCAGGCCGGCTTTCTTGAAGGCGTCCTTGTTGTAGTAGAACACCGTGGTCGAGCTGTTGAACGGGAACGACAGCATCTCGCCCTTGGACGAGGTGTAGTAGCCCGCCACGGCCGGGATGTAGGCCTTCTGGTCGAACTTCTCGCCGGCGTCCTTCATCACCGTCGACACCGGCTTGATCGCGCCCTTGGCGCTCATCATGGTGGCGGTGCCGACCTCGAACACCTGCAGGATCGCCGGCGCACCGCCGGCGCGGAAGGCGGCGATGCCCGCCGCCATGGTTTCGTCGTAATTGCCCTTGTTGACGGGCACCACCTTGTATTCGGACTGGCTGGCGTTGAACTTGTTGGCGATCTCGTTCACCTTGTCGTTCAGCGCGCCCTGCATGGCGTGCCACCACTGGATTTCAACGGCGGCGTGCGCACTGCCGGCCCCGGTCAGGGCCGCCAGCGCGGCGAGTTTGAGCACGGTACGGGATACGGACATCGAGGCTCTCCTTGGTCTGTCTGGTTGCGGTCAGTCGAAAATCCGACAGCTTGTGATTGTTTTGTGACAGCGGCATGTTACGCCGGTCGCACCTGCGCAAGCAAATCAGCAGATTCACCAGTATGGCCGGGGCGCGGATTTTTGCAGCGCAATAAACGAAGTTCGCCGCAGATCCACGGGTACAATGGCCCGCCATGCAATCCCTGAACAAGCTCTCTACTGCGGCGCTGCGCAACGTGCGCGGCGTGCTGACCGACATCGACGGCACCCTGACCACCGACGGCCGGCTGCCGGCTTCTACCTACCTGGCCCTCGACGGCCTGCGCCGGGCCGGCCTGCATGTGATCCCGGTGACCGGGCGCTGCATCGCGTGGGCCGAGATCCTGACGCGGCTGTGGCCGGTCGACGCCATCATCGGCGAGAACGGCGCGTTCTATTCGCACCTGCACAACGGCCGGCTGCAGACGCGCTTCCTCGACGATGCGGCCACGCGCGCGCGCAACCTGGAGCGCATCCATGCATTGGGCCAGCACATCGTGCGCGAGGTGCCCGGCTGTGCGCTGGCTTCCGACCAGGCCTGGCATGCCGCCGACCTGGCCATCGACCATGCCGAGGACGTGGTGCCGCTGCCGCAGGACGCCGTCGCGCGCATTGCTGCGCTGATGCGCGAGGCCGGCATGACCGCCACCGTCAGCTCCATCCATGTCAACGGCTGGTTCGGCCAGCATGACAAGCTGTCGATGAGCAAGCTGTGCGTGGCCGAGCTGCTGGGCGAGGACGTCGATGCGCGGCGCGACCAGTGGCTGTTTATCGGCGATTCTGCCAACGATGCGTCGATGTTTGCGCATTTCCCGCTGTCGGTGGGCGTGGCCAATGTGCGCGATATCCTGCCGCAGCTGCCGGTGCCGCCGGCATACATCACCGCGGCCGCGGGGGGCGAGGGTTTTGCGGAGATGGCGCAGCGGCTGATCGAGGCGCGCGGCTGAACCCCCTTCCACAAAGAAAAACCGGCCGGGATATCCCGGCCGGTTTTTCTTTGCCTTGCGCACGCGCGGCTCAGTCGAAGCCCAACTCCTGCAGCTTGCGCGTGATGGTGTTGCGCCCGATCCCGAGCCGGGTCGCGGCCTCGACGCGGCGGCCGCGGGTAACGCCCAGCGCGGCTTCCAGCACCGCCTTTTCGAAGCGGCGCGTCAGCAGGTCCATCACTTCGGGCTGGCCGGCTTCGAGCATGGCACGCGCCTCGGCGGCGAGCAGGGTTTCCCATCCGGCGGCCGCCGGAGCCTGCTGCGGCGCGTGGGCCACCGCTGCGGCCGGCGCGGCGCGGACCACCGTGGCCGTATCGGCCTCGGCCACCGGCACCGCAAACCCGCCATAGTCGGCCAGTTCGTGGGCGCCTTCATACTCCGGCACGCGCACGTCCGGCGCGCGCTCCGGCCGCGGCGCATTGACCGGCTCGCTGGTGCCCGCTTCCAGCATCTCGCGCGGCAGGTCCTTGACCTCGATGGTCTGCGCCGGCGCCATCACGGTCAGCCAGTTGCACAGGTTTTCGAGCTGGCGCACGTTGCCGGGGAACGGCAGCGTGCTGACATAGGCCAGCGCCTCGTCCGACATGCGCTTGGGCTCGACGCCGAGCTCCTTGGCGCTCTTCTGCAGGAAATGGCGCGCCAGCAGCGTGATGTCCTCGGGCCGCTCGCGCAGCGGCGGCAGGCGCAGCCGGATCACGTTCAGG
This Cupriavidus nantongensis DNA region includes the following protein-coding sequences:
- the ugpE gene encoding sn-glycerol-3-phosphate ABC transporter permease UgpE gives rise to the protein MVERRPFLDFLTHAVLILGIVIVVFPVYLTFVASTLTAEEVLDAPMTLIPGGHLIDNYRTVLFQGVGEAASPVSTMMKNSLIMALGIALGKIAISIISAFAIVYFRFPLRKTFFWLIFITLMLPVEVRILPTYKVVSDLGLLDSYFGLTIPIIASATATFLFRQFFLTIPDELAEAARIDGAGPLRFFWDVVLPLSRTSIAALFVIQFIYGWNQYLWPLLITTQKSMTPVVVGVTQMISRSGDAATDWNLVMATVMLAMIPPAVVVVLMQKWFVKGLVETEK
- the ugpA gene encoding sn-glycerol-3-phosphate ABC transporter permease UgpA, whose product is MEKRVVFRSPWLPYLLVLPQIAITLIFFFLPAGQALYQSMLQQDAFGINLEFVGLDNFRMLWNDPLYVESFQVTAIFAVGVTVVGLTTALALAYFADRVIRGAVGYKTLLIWPYAVAPAVAGVLWMFMFNPTLGVVSFALRKLGVEWNFLLNGNQALLLVVLAAAWKQISYNFLFFLAGLQSIPRSLIEAAAIDGAGPWRRFWSIVFPLLSPTTFFLMVINVVYAFFDTFAIIDAVTHGGPFNSTNTLVYKVFHDGFRGMDIGGSAAQSVVLMVIVIALTVVQFRYVERKVQY
- the ugpB gene encoding sn-glycerol-3-phosphate ABC transporter substrate-binding protein UgpB, with translation MSVSRTVLKLAALAALTGAGSAHAAVEIQWWHAMQGALNDKVNEIANKFNASQSEYKVVPVNKGNYDETMAAGIAAFRAGGAPAILQVFEVGTATMMSAKGAIKPVSTVMKDAGEKFDQKAYIPAVAGYYTSSKGEMLSFPFNSSTTVFYYNKDAFKKAGLDPEKPPKTWPEVMQYSAKLKAAGTNCAYTTDWQGWVHLESFSAWHNTLYATKNNGFGGTDTRLIFNSPLHVKHISNLQDMVKKGYFSYGGRKAESQAKFYNGECAMFTGSSASLANIRKNAKFAFAVAQLPYYPEVQGAPQNTIIGGASLWVMGGKKPEEYKGVAKFFNYLSRPEIQSDWHQATGYLPVTMAAYEATKKSGYYDKNPGADVSVQQMVVKTTDKSRGVRLGNMVQIRTVVDEELEAVWAGKKEPKAALDSAVARGNDLLERFQKTARE
- a CDS encoding HAD-IIB family hydrolase, which gives rise to MQSLNKLSTAALRNVRGVLTDIDGTLTTDGRLPASTYLALDGLRRAGLHVIPVTGRCIAWAEILTRLWPVDAIIGENGAFYSHLHNGRLQTRFLDDAATRARNLERIHALGQHIVREVPGCALASDQAWHAADLAIDHAEDVVPLPQDAVARIAALMREAGMTATVSSIHVNGWFGQHDKLSMSKLCVAELLGEDVDARRDQWLFIGDSANDASMFAHFPLSVGVANVRDILPQLPVPPAYITAAAGGEGFAEMAQRLIEARG